In Streptomyces sp. NBC_00344, the genomic window GGTGGCCGCCTCGGCGAGGCCGCCGGCGGTGAGCGGCAGGGCTGCCCCGACAAGTGCGACCGTCGCGATCCGGACCCCGGTGCGGTGTATCCGGTTGGGGCGGGCGTGGGAACCCATGGGCGTCCCTTCTTTCTCCCGGCGCAGGGACGCCGGCTCTTGGCATGATCTTGCTTCATAGCGAAACTACTTGTGCGATGACAGTGACTCAAGCCGGCTATGTCATAGCCAGGTAACGGCGTTCCGCTTCTGTGGAGATGCCGTGCAGGTGACCGGCGGGGGCTGTGGAGTGGCTCGCGTCCGGCGCCCGGCCGAACTCCTCTCGGGCACCGGAGACCCGCCGGCGCCCGCCCCCTCTCGACCCCCGGGAGCGGGCGGTCCGCCCTGGACGAGTGGCGGCGCGGCCAGGTGAAGCTGTCGGTTACACCAACTGCGAGTGGCTGCTGCGCACGTCATCCTCGGAGCCGCGACAAGGGCGCAGCCGCTGCCAGGCGGTCTCAGGAATCGGCCACCGGGAACACCAGGCGGAACAGTGCTCCGCCTCCAGGCGCCGCTTCCGCGGTGAGGTCGGCTCCGTGGGCGCGGGCGATCTGACGGGCCATGGCCAGGCCGAGCCCCGACCCGGGCAGGGCGCGCGCGGATTCCGCGCGGTAGAAGCGGTCGAAGACGTGCGGTATGTCCTGCGGGGCGATCCCCGGTCCGTGGTCGCGGACCGTGAGTTCCAGAGTGCCTGGGAAGGTGGCCAGTGTTACCTCGACCGGGGTGTTCGGTGGGCTGAACTTGGCGGCATTGTCCAGCAGGTTGGTCAGCAGTCGGGTGAGGCGGGACGGTACGCCGGGGCAGGTCACCCACCTCGCCTCGGGGACGATGTCGAGCAGGAACCGTGCCGCCGGCCAGTGGAAGCGGGCAGTCGCCACCGCGTGCTCGGCCAGGTCCGCGAGACGCACCTCCTCCAGAAGGGGGCGGGGCTCCTCGTCCCGGGCCAGTTCGATCAGGTCGTTCACCAAGCCGGTCACCTCGCGCAGCTGGCGCCCCAGCGCCCCCGATGCCCGATCGCGCTGCGCGTCGGTCAGCCGGTCGGCGCGGGCCAGCAGCTCCGCGTTGGTGCGCAGCGCGGTGAGCGGGGTGCGCAGTTCGTGCGAGGCGTCCGCGACCAGTCTGCGCTGGGCGGTGACCGACTGTTCCAGCTCGCCGAGCATCGTGTTGAAGCTGGTGGCGAGGCGGGTCACCTCGTCCTGCCGGCCCGGTGGGCCCGGCGGCAGTTCGATGCGGTGGCGGGGGTCCCGGGTGGTGGCGATGCGCTCGGTGGCCGAGGTCAGCCGGGCGACCGGCGCCAGCACGGTGCGCGATACCCAGTAGCCGAGCCCTCCCGCCACCAGCGCACCCGCCACGCCGATCGCCCCCAGCAGCCCGGCGGCCTGGCGGACCCCCTTCTCCACCGGGTCCGAGCGCAGTGCGACCTGAAGCGCATTCCCCTCTCCGATGGGAGAGGTCAGCATCCGGTGAGGTTTGCCGAAGAGTGTGATGTTGGTGAAGTACGGGGCGCGCCCGCCCGCCGCGACCTCCCGGACCGGGGCGGAGACCGGGAGGAGGTACGGGGCGGCCGGATCGCCGGCCGGCGTGGCGGGGACGATCTGCGCGCAGGCGGGGGCGGACAGGAATCGGCACTCCCCGGCGAGAACGTCCGGGCCCTCGCCCCGGTGCTCCTGGGTCAGCCGGGTCGCCGACTGGGTCAGATTCAGGTCGAGCTGGTGGAACATCTCGTACCGGATCACGAAGAAGGCCGCGGTACACACACCGAGGGCGACCAGGGCCACCGCGGCCGAGGCCGTCAGCGCCAGCCGGGTGCGCAGTGGTCGCTGCCGCCGCCAGCGCGCCCCGAGCCGGCGGGCACCGCTCATGGCGTGTCCAGGCGGTAGCCGATGCCATGGACGGTGTGCACCAACCGTGGCTCGCCACCCGCCTCCAGTTTCCGGCGCAGGTAACCCACGTACACCGCGAGCGAGTTGGAGTCCGGCCCGAAGTCCTGGCCCCAGACGAGCTCAAGGATCGTCTCCCTCGGGAGTACCTGGCCCGGGTGGCGGATCAGAAGTTCCAGCAGGGCGAATTCGGTCCGGCTGAATTCGAGAGGACGACCCGCCCGCAGACCGGTGCGGGTCGCCGCGTCCAGCGAGAGATCCGCGAACGACAGTTCCTCGTCCGGCTGCTGGGGCGCCGCCCGTCGCAGCAGCGCCCGGACCCGTGCGCCCAGCTCGTCGAGAGCGAACGGCTTCACCAGATAGTCGTCGGCGCCCGCGTCCAACCCGTCGACGCGCTCGCTGACCTGGTCAAGCGCCGTCAGGACGAGCACCGGCGTGCGGTCGCCGATCTCCCGGAGCCGGCGGCAGACCCCCAGCCCGTCAAGGACCGGCATCATCACGTCGAGCACGATCGCGTCGGGCTCCCAGGAGGCAATATCCGAGAGAGCAGCAAGACCGTCCGCGGCGCCCCTCACTTCGTGCCCCTCGAGGGTCAACGCGTCCTCGACGGCCGCCCGCACTTCCGGCTCGTCGTCGACTACAAGGATCTTGGTCATGCCGTAAATACTGTCAAAGCGCGCTCTTAGAACCTTCTTAAGCCGCTTCGTAAGTGTGGCGCCATGCGCACACCACTCTCCGTCGTGATCGGTGCCGGCGGCACCGGCGGCCACATCTATCCCGGTCTCGCACTCGCCGAGGCACTGCGCCGGACCTCCCCCGAAGCGGTGATCTCCTTCGTCGGCACCGAACGCGGC contains:
- a CDS encoding HAMP domain-containing sensor histidine kinase, giving the protein MSGARRLGARWRRQRPLRTRLALTASAAVALVALGVCTAAFFVIRYEMFHQLDLNLTQSATRLTQEHRGEGPDVLAGECRFLSAPACAQIVPATPAGDPAAPYLLPVSAPVREVAAGGRAPYFTNITLFGKPHRMLTSPIGEGNALQVALRSDPVEKGVRQAAGLLGAIGVAGALVAGGLGYWVSRTVLAPVARLTSATERIATTRDPRHRIELPPGPPGRQDEVTRLATSFNTMLGELEQSVTAQRRLVADASHELRTPLTALRTNAELLARADRLTDAQRDRASGALGRQLREVTGLVNDLIELARDEEPRPLLEEVRLADLAEHAVATARFHWPAARFLLDIVPEARWVTCPGVPSRLTRLLTNLLDNAAKFSPPNTPVEVTLATFPGTLELTVRDHGPGIAPQDIPHVFDRFYRAESARALPGSGLGLAMARQIARAHGADLTAEAAPGGGALFRLVFPVADS
- a CDS encoding response regulator transcription factor codes for the protein MTKILVVDDEPEVRAAVEDALTLEGHEVRGAADGLAALSDIASWEPDAIVLDVMMPVLDGLGVCRRLREIGDRTPVLVLTALDQVSERVDGLDAGADDYLVKPFALDELGARVRALLRRAAPQQPDEELSFADLSLDAATRTGLRAGRPLEFSRTEFALLELLIRHPGQVLPRETILELVWGQDFGPDSNSLAVYVGYLRRKLEAGGEPRLVHTVHGIGYRLDTP